The nucleotide window GTCTCGGACTGGCTCGTCGACCCCACCGCGCCGCCGCCGGGACGCGCCGCCCTCGCCGACGCCGTCCGGCAGTCGGCCCGGACGCTCGAACAGCTCGCGCCCGGCAACTCGGTCGAGGTCCGGGTACCCCCGTTCGTCGCGGTGCAGTGCATCGAAGGACCCCGCCACACCCGTGGGACGCCGCCGAACGTCGTCGAGATGTCGCCGCGGACCTGGCTGCTCCTCGTGGCCGGTGTCCTCACCTACGACGACGCCCTCGCCGCCGGCGACGTCGACGCCTCCGGACACCGGGCCGGGTTGATCGCCGATCTGCTCCCGCTCGTCCCGATCGCGTCGTCGGGTGATCGCGGAGCCGGAGTGTGATTCATCACTCGCCGGGGTGTCGCGGAATTACCCGCAGGCCGACACTGCTGGAAGATTCGCATCGGGAGCCGACCGACCCGTAAACTCCGTGATGTCTCCCAGCCCACTCGACTGACCGATTCGCAGCCCCAGGGAGCTAGTCGATGCCTGATCATTCGATCGCCAACATGAACCTGCTCGCTCCCACGACGGCGGGCGGATGTTCTGCACGAGGTGCGGGCGCGATCAACCCCGCCCCGCTGGACGAACCCGAGAACGAACCGCGTGAGGAATGCGGTGTCTTCGGCGTCTGGGCGCCCGGTGAGGACGTCGCCAAGCTGAGCTACTACGGGCTCTACGCCCTGCAGCACCGCGGCCAGGAGGCCGCGGGTATCGCGGTCGGTGACGGCAGCCAGGTCGTCGTGTTCAAGGACCTCGGGCTGGTCAGCCAGGTGTTCGACGAGCAGACGCTGGGAGCGATGAGCGGCCACGTGGCGATCGGCCACTGTCGGTACTCCACCACCGGCTCGACCACCTGGGAGAACTCGCAGCCGATCTTCCGCACCACCGACGCCGGCACCGGCGTCGCCCTGGGTCACAACGGCAACCTGGTCAACACCGCCGACCTCGCCGCTCGTGCCCGTGAGCAGGGGATCAAGAGCTCGGCGGCCACCTCGGACTCCGATGTGGTGGGAGCACTGCTCGCGCACGGCGCCGCCGACAGCTCCATCGAGCAGGCCGCCATGGAACTGCTGCCGACCCTCAAGGGCGCCTTCTGCCTGACCTTCATGGACGAGCACACGCTCTACGCCGCGCGCGACCCGCACGGCGTGCGCCCGCTGTCGCTCGGCCGCCTCGATCGCGGCTGGGTGGTCGCGTCGGAGACCGCCGCGCTCGACATCGTCGGCGCGTCGTTCGTCCGCGACATCGAGCCGGGTGAGCTGCTGGCCATCGACGCCGACGGCGTGCGCAGCTCACGGTTCGCCGAGCCGACCCCGAGCGGGTGCGTCTTCGAATACGTCTACCTCGCCCGTCCGGACTCGGTGATCCACGGCCGCTCGGTCCACTCGACCCGCGTCGAGATCGGCCGGCGCCTCGCCAAGGAGCATCCCGCCGAGGGGGACCTGGTGATCCCGGTGCCGGAGTCCGGCGTGCCGGCGGCCGTCGGTTTCGCCCAGGAATCGGGCATCCCGTACGGCCAGGGCCTGATGAAGAACGCCTACGTCGGCCGCACCTTCATCCAGCCGTCGCAGACGATCCGTCAGCTCGGTATCCGTCTCAAACTCAATCCGCTGCGCGAGGTCATCCGAGGCAAGCGACTCGTGGTCGTCGACGACTCGATCGTGCGCGGCAACACGCAGCGCGCGCTCATCCGCATGCTGCGTGAGGCCGGGGCGGCCGAGGTGCACGTCCGGATCGCGTCGAGCCCGGTCCGGTGGCCCTGCTTCTACGGCATCGACTTCGCCTCACCGGCGGAGCTCATCGCCAACGGTATGGAATCCGAGGAAGGCATGGTCGAGGGCGTGCGCCAGGCCATCGGTGCCGACTCGCTCGGTTACATCAGCATCGACGAGATGATCAATTCGACCGGTCAGACCGCCTCGTCCCTGTGCGCGGCATGCTTCGACGGCAAGTACCCGATCGAGCTGCCCAAGGAGACCTCGATGGGCAAGGCCGTCCTCGAACAGATGCTGGCCAGTGCCGCCGGCGACCGGGCGGTGGACCCGCTGACCAAGCCGAACGACAACGTCAGCGCGGTCATGCGGCCCTGATTTCGCGCCAACGACCCTCCGGTACCGTATGACCCGTCGGCGAACACGCCGGAAACAACGTTCGACCGAGAGTTCTGGAACGGGAGTGCTGCGGAGATGACGGAGCGGGATGCTGCTGCCGACGAGACGGCCGGGAGCGCGACACCGGCCTCGTATGCGGCGGCCGGGGTCGACATCGACGCCGGTGAGCGGGCTGTGGAACTCATCGCACCCCATGCCAAGCGTGCGTCGCGACCAGAGGTTCTCGGCGGAATCGGCGGCTTCTCCGGCCTGTTCGCGCTCAAGGGCAACTACCGGGAGCCGGTTCTCGCCGCGGCGAGCGACGGCGTCGGCACCAAACTGGCCGTGGCGCAGGCCATCGACAAACACGACACCGTCGGTCGCGATCTCGTCGCCATGTGCGTCGACGACCTGGTCGTCTGCGGCGCGGAACCCCTTTTCCTGCAGGACTACATCGCGGTGGGCAAGGTCGTCCCCGAGACGGTGGCCCAGATCGTCGCCGGCATCGCCGACGGGTGCGTCGAAGCCGGCTGCGCGCTGCTGGGCGGTGAGACCGCCGAGCACCCCGGTCTGATGCAGGACAACCACTACGACATGTCCGCCACCGCCGTGGGCGTCGTCGAGGCCGACAACGTCCTCACCCCGGATCGCGTGCGTGCCGGCGACGTCGTCATCGGCATGGGGTCGTCGGGATTGCACTCCAACGGCTACTCGCTCGCCCGCAAGGTGTTGCTCGACTGGGGTCACATGGACCTGTTCGGCCACGTCGAGGAGTTCGGGCGCACCCTGGGCGAGGAGTTGCTCGAGCCGACCCGGATCTACGCCAGGGACTGCCTGGCGCTGATCGCCGAGGCCGATGTCCGTACGTTCGCGCACATCACCGGCGGCGGCCTCGCCGAGAACCTCGCCCGCGTGATCCCGCACGGCCTCGTCGCCGAGCTCGAGCGCAACACCTGGACGCCCGCGCCGATCTTCGCGTTGATCGGGCAGCGTGGCCGGGTCGAACAGCTCGAGATGGAGCGCACCTTCAACATGGGCGTCGGCATGGTCGCGGTCGTGGCGCCGGAGGACACCGACCGGGCACAGGCCGTGCTGACCGCCCGGCATGTCGACAACTGGGTCCTGGGCACGGTCAAGCGTGCGAGCGACAAATCCGACACAGACGCGCGTGTCAGTCTGCTCGGGGAGCACCCGCGCTTCTAGGATCGGCCGAACCCGCACTCTCGCAACGACAATCGTTCGAGGCGCGGGCACATACAGAACACCGACGCTCGCCGGAGGGGTATCCCTCGGCGAGCGTCGGTGTCTGACGATGATGCGATCACCCTCGACCAACGCATGAGCACGCACCACCCATCGGAAAACGGGTGGTGCGTACAAAATTATGGGCCCGCGTCGCCGCGGGTCCGCTCATGCGGAGAGTGTGTGGGGTGATCCCAGGCGTCGAGAGATCAACGCCCGAAGAGTGTGCGCGTCAAGCGCGTCGCCACTCCTCTTCGTCCACCCAGTCGTCCACCGGATCCGGTCGTTCTACAACCGGATCGCCCTGCCCGGAGAGCTCACGCTGCAAGCTTTCCAAATCGGTGTTCGGAGTGGAGTACTTCAGCTGACGTGCAACCTTCGTCTGCTTTGCCTTTGCCCGGCCGCGGCCCATATGGGACCCCCTCGCACAATGACGGGGCGGCCAAACGATTGGCGGCCCCGTTCTCTTGAAGTAATTCTGTCGTGCGGACCAGTCTAGCGCGCCTCTAGGATTTGTGTTGTCCACCCTGGGTTGCCGCGCCGACGCGTCTTTCCGACTTGTTCACCATCTTGGTCGCCTCACGCCGGACCTTGGCCGGCAGATCGTCTCGCGCAAGCAGGGACCGGATCGCCTCGAGGTCGCCGCCGGCGAGCAGATCGCGTGATCGCACGCCGTGCTCGGGGCGATGGACGACGCTGATCCGATCGCCCTGCGCCACGCTGCCGTTCTGGACAACCCGCAGGTAAGTGCCGAAATCGGCTTGATCGAGAAAGCGCTTCATCCATCGCGGCTCACCCGCCCAGACCGCGAAGGTCTTGCAGGGGACGCGGGGGATGGTCACCTCGAGGACCAGACCGTCGGCGCCCACCTCCCACCGTTCGCCGACCACCGCGTCGGTGACCGCCATGCCGTCGATGCGGAGGTTCTCGCCGAACCATCCGTAAGGAAGCTCACGTCCGAGCTCCTCGGCCCACCGGCGCGCCTCGGCGTCTGCGTAGGCGTACACGGCCTGATCGACGCCGCCGTGGTGCCGCTTGTTGCCCACGTGGTCGTCGACGAGGCCGAGCTCGTCGACGACGAGGCGTCCGTGACGGGGGCGCTTGTCGATGGCGGAGCGGCCGATGCCCTCGAGGATCACGTCGTCGCCGGCCGCGCACACGGCCAGCACCACGCCCTCGCTCAACTCTGGTGTCCCGGAACCGCCGAACCGCCGCGGAGGCGTTCCACGGCGGCGCGTCCCGCCTGGATCCGGTCGTCCTCGAGGATCGAGTCCGGGTCGATCCGGGCGCTCACGGCGGTCTCTGCGCCCACGGTCAGCTCGACATCTGTGCCCACGTTGCGTTTGACGAGCGCGAGAGCGATCGGACCCCACTCATGGTGGTCGACGATCGTGCCCAGGCGGCCGACGGTCCGGCCGCCGGCCGTCACCGGATCGCCGGGCACCGGGCGCTCGTCGCTGCTGCCGTCCAGGTGCAGCAGGACCAGCC belongs to Gordonia sp. KTR9 and includes:
- the purF gene encoding amidophosphoribosyltransferase, coding for MPDHSIANMNLLAPTTAGGCSARGAGAINPAPLDEPENEPREECGVFGVWAPGEDVAKLSYYGLYALQHRGQEAAGIAVGDGSQVVVFKDLGLVSQVFDEQTLGAMSGHVAIGHCRYSTTGSTTWENSQPIFRTTDAGTGVALGHNGNLVNTADLAARAREQGIKSSAATSDSDVVGALLAHGAADSSIEQAAMELLPTLKGAFCLTFMDEHTLYAARDPHGVRPLSLGRLDRGWVVASETAALDIVGASFVRDIEPGELLAIDADGVRSSRFAEPTPSGCVFEYVYLARPDSVIHGRSVHSTRVEIGRRLAKEHPAEGDLVIPVPESGVPAAVGFAQESGIPYGQGLMKNAYVGRTFIQPSQTIRQLGIRLKLNPLREVIRGKRLVVVDDSIVRGNTQRALIRMLREAGAAEVHVRIASSPVRWPCFYGIDFASPAELIANGMESEEGMVEGVRQAIGADSLGYISIDEMINSTGQTASSLCAACFDGKYPIELPKETSMGKAVLEQMLASAAGDRAVDPLTKPNDNVSAVMRP
- the purM gene encoding phosphoribosylformylglycinamidine cyclo-ligase; translated protein: MTERDAAADETAGSATPASYAAAGVDIDAGERAVELIAPHAKRASRPEVLGGIGGFSGLFALKGNYREPVLAAASDGVGTKLAVAQAIDKHDTVGRDLVAMCVDDLVVCGAEPLFLQDYIAVGKVVPETVAQIVAGIADGCVEAGCALLGGETAEHPGLMQDNHYDMSATAVGVVEADNVLTPDRVRAGDVVIGMGSSGLHSNGYSLARKVLLDWGHMDLFGHVEEFGRTLGEELLEPTRIYARDCLALIAEADVRTFAHITGGGLAENLARVIPHGLVAELERNTWTPAPIFALIGQRGRVEQLEMERTFNMGVGMVAVVAPEDTDRAQAVLTARHVDNWVLGTVKRASDKSDTDARVSLLGEHPRF
- a CDS encoding sterol carrier family protein, which translates into the protein MPPRRRVDPAEVRAAVLAVSDWLVDPTAPPPGRAALADAVRQSARTLEQLAPGNSVEVRVPPFVAVQCIEGPRHTRGTPPNVVEMSPRTWLLLVAGVLTYDDALAAGDVDASGHRAGLIADLLPLVPIASSGDRGAGV
- a CDS encoding DUF3073 domain-containing protein: MGRGRAKAKQTKVARQLKYSTPNTDLESLQRELSGQGDPVVERPDPVDDWVDEEEWRRA
- a CDS encoding MOSC domain-containing protein; protein product: MSEGVVLAVCAAGDDVILEGIGRSAIDKRPRHGRLVVDELGLVDDHVGNKRHHGGVDQAVYAYADAEARRWAEELGRELPYGWFGENLRIDGMAVTDAVVGERWEVGADGLVLEVTIPRVPCKTFAVWAGEPRWMKRFLDQADFGTYLRVVQNGSVAQGDRISVVHRPEHGVRSRDLLAGGDLEAIRSLLARDDLPAKVRREATKMVNKSERRVGAATQGGQHKS